TGCCTCAACCTTGCCAGAACTTCCATTTCTGATTCAACAGCAGCACGTTCCTTCATCAGGGCAATATTATCTTGCTCTCTCTCTGACCTCAACCTTTCTAATTCCTGCTTTGCTGCTTCAGCCATTCTCTGTACTGCATCAATTTTTTCCCTCTCAAGGGAAAGATCCTTCTCAAAAGTTGCATTCACATCCTTTTCAACTTGGGCTACTAAAGCATTATGTGCATCAACAGCCTTTTCTGCCATAGTTTCTGCTTCAATGCGTGCAAGCTCCTCGCTAACTACTTCAGCATACTCACCAGTTGCAAGAGCAATAGCAGCCTGGGCTTTTGTTACTGGCTTATTTGGCTGAAAAAGTCTGGTATAACCTTGAAAAAGAGAAGGAAAAGGAAAGGAAATCGTTGACCATCAAACTCGTCAGAATTGTGTGCAAAAAGGTAAAAAAGTAGTTATTATTACGCACCAAATGCAAGTGCAATAATGCCCTGTTCTCCAGATAGATCAGCAACAAGTGCAGGACATGCATCTGGGTGTATCTTATCAGTATCAATGAATCCTGAGATTTGATGAAGGACCTGTCAAAGTGCACAATAGTAAGTACTAAGTAGAGAGTTCAAAATAACAAACTACAAGCACATGAGTTCTCAATCAGCAACCTTCCTGTCAGCTTCTGGGAGGTGTCTTTTCTCTAGGGCCATCTTCCAGCTTACAAGATCTTGACGTGATAGAGGGCTGCAGTAAAGAATTTCAACAAAAAATAGGTAAATAATATTATCGCAAACAGTGAACTCTATCCCCAACTCTCCAATGAAAAGCAAATCATTGATGCATCTATGTGTTAGTACTTAGTAGTTGATAGACAAGTTATAAAGAAGCTAGCTGTAAGCCTAAACATGTCAAAACTGCGAATTTTTACAGGTAAATAAGATCATCAAATGCAACAAGAATGTGGACATTCTCTACCATGAAATGCCAGGATAGATGGTAAACAAGATCAGTGTATAATGTTGCAATAAAAAAGATTGAACAGATAGATATAAATGATGGCAGAGTATAATGAACAGCCGCAACAGGAAATTATTACATCACCTTGCAGGAGAAAAGTAGTACGGACCCTCGTCCTCATCCAAGGAAGAATCCATATCATGTCTTGAGAGCTTACTTGAGATAAGTCCTGATTCAGCCAAACCTGATGATGCAAATAAAATTCAATGAGAAAACAACGGCTATCACACTGCCTTTTTGTATAATCCAAACATCTAAATGCCAGACCTTGGATGGAAGGGAAATCAGGGTCTTCAGGTGTAATATCGTCGAATGCAAGTTCAGTAATATTCTCAATATACATTGCAGGATATACTTTAGATAATGAGTTCCTACAAGTAGCAAGAAATTACAACTGTCAGTATGAGTAGAAAGATAATGTCTAGCAAATTGCAGATAGTATTTGTGAAGAATCAAGATGAGTTTATCTTACTTTTAGAATGAAAAGAAGTTTCTATACCTCGAAAGAGCGCTACTTGCAGATACCAACCACCGAGCATATTCACGACGTGTACACAAATCACCAGGTTGAACATCAGGCTCTATGACCTGAAAGGTCATATAGATCCCAAAAGGTTTGTTGTAAGTTGATTTGAATTTCTAATCCAAAAATCTTTTAATAGTGGGAATCATTCGAGACATTATGATTGAATTTACCTTCAACACTTGTAAAGCTGCTAATGCCTGCCCCTGAACCTGATCAACAACTGCAGGTACCAAAACCTTTCCGGGAAGCACCTGTACAGCTGCAGAAACCAAAGTTGGAGCAGGTATACCAGCAGAAGAGAAGGAATTCCGAGGAGTTGGTAATTGTGATTTGCTTGTATTCATATCACTAGAATAATTTGTGTATTGTTCATTTGCAATTGGATAAGCTTGTTCTGACACAGATGTTGCAGATGACCCACTCTCAACTATGGTATGCACTTCCAGGGAGGAACTATTTCCCTCAGCCAAGACCTGAACTGTTTCACTTGGGTTAGTTGACGGCGGGGATACAACACCTACGTTATCTTTAGACAAAACTAGAGGTTCTAAAGAAATGTTTGATTCTGAAGAAACTGAAACATCCACAGCTATAGGTTCATGGTGTTCATGTGCGATAACAGTAGAAGACTCAGATGTGGAAGTTTGATTTTCACTTGTCCCAGGAAGTTCATCCTGGGGCTCAATGCTAAGGTCTGAATTGATAGCATCAGATACTGGCAACTTGACTGGTTCGCTAACCGGATTCTCTTTAAGTTCAGAAGTCAAATCTCCTGTACCTACAGCGAGGCTACTATCAGAATCCTCAAGACCAGAGGAAACAAAAGAATCATTGCCATGATCAGATTCAGGCAGATCAACCTGCCGTGTTAATGTTTCAGGCTCAACTAACTTGTCATCAGAAATTGATTCATGTTGCATATCCTCTTGAATAAAAGTGCTGTTGATGGCCTCAGAACCACCACCACTGGACGCATACTCAAACTCTTGTACAGAAACCTCCCCTATATCACAATCATTACCGACTCTATATAAACTCGGAGACTCATCAATTTCTCGAGATGAAGAAGAACAATCCTTGTTAGTACCTGCCTTTTCTTCCGGACTACCACCATCTTTCTCCGCGTCCCTTTGCTCATCCACATCATCTGCATTGCGATCATCATTCACTAATAAAACCTCCTCCTGCTCTGTTGTTAAGGGCTCCATCTGTGGCTTCGGTCCTGTATGCACAGCCCGTACATAAATACCTCTCAAAATATTTCTAAACGAAAAAAATCTTATATATCAGTAGCAATGCAATACAATACACAACCTCGTAACCACTCAAATTTCAATACGGAAACAAGAGTTACTCACTTGTATTAGCTTTGTTTCCTGAAGACAATGCCGCGACGGTAACCCCTGCAACAAGAATCACTCCGGCTACTCCAGCCGCCACAAGCCCTGAGAGCAAACTACTTACAGTGTTAGCCAGCCACACACATTATTAGCATTCAAAACTAAAACACAAAAATTCAAACCAATATTTACCTCCGGACCATTTCTTCTTCTGCGAGTCGTCTTCCCCCTCCGAACCGGACCAACCGGAAAAGCCATCGGCAGTGGTCGACTTCGACTCCACCCAAGAACTCCCATTCCGACGGCGCTGCACTCCATTAGTACTCCCAGGACTCCTCCCTCTGTCTTGAGAAGCACAGACCACTCGAGCGCGGCGCATCCTCACCAGAATCGGTGAAGGTTTACTGCAATTGCCGGAATTCATAGCCCAGCGGAGCTGGAGCGAGCTCGGAGACCACGTTGCAGTCACATTGGCCATTGCACTGAGCTAACTGTACCGAGACGAAGAAGATTCAATTGCGAAAGTGAAATTACTGCTGCAATTGAAGAAGACTAAGATTTGATTGTAGAGAATTGATCTAACAAGATTGGGATTTCTAGGGTTTGATGGTTTGTTGAAGAGAGGAACAGAGTGTCTGTGTGTATTTGATTTTCTTATCTCAAGGCCTTTCTTTTTATATTTGTCTGTGTATTGATGGAAATGACGAGGTTTTTGATTTGGATATTTCCGTTGGGTAATTCTACACAACCCACCGGAATTTGAGTTTTACTGTTTGGATTTTTGTATGAATAGAGACACCTATTCTTCAGTAACACTGTTAAAAATTAATTTCTGAATTTTTTTTAAGAAATTTTATTCAAACACCTCTATTTACTTAATACACGTCCTCTTAAATTTTTTTGCCATATTTTACCCCATGTTTCCTTCTTTACCCTTCCTCTTGTTTCTTTCTACTACAAATATTTCCTCGCTCTTCTCCTTTCCTCCTTTCCTAGCAATAACAAAGTTGATCCTCCTCTCTATTTCTCTTTCTGATAAACCAAATATAGGTTAGTGAACTAATCGGTTAAAACAAAGGTGATCGATGTGATTTTGATGAAATACAAAAAGGTTATTGTTTTGCCTGATGGAGTCTAGTTTTTGAAGAATAAGACAAGCTAGATTGTTGTCTTTGTGCACAACGATGATTGTTTGAATTCTATTAAAGAGAATGACAAGGTGTTGATTGTTG
Above is a window of Fragaria vesca subsp. vesca linkage group LG7, FraVesHawaii_1.0, whole genome shotgun sequence DNA encoding:
- the LOC101314705 gene encoding uncharacterized protein LOC101314705 gives rise to the protein MANVTATWSPSSLQLRWAMNSGNCSKPSPILVRMRRARVVCASQDRGRSPGSTNGVQRRRNGSSWVESKSTTADGFSGWSGSEGEDDSQKKKWSGGLVAAGVAGVILVAGVTVAALSSGNKANTRPKPQMEPLTTEQEEVLLVNDDRNADDVDEQRDAEKDGGSPEEKAGTNKDCSSSSREIDESPSLYRVGNDCDIGEVSVQEFEYASSGGGSEAINSTFIQEDMQHESISDDKLVEPETLTRQVDLPESDHGNDSFVSSGLEDSDSSLAVGTGDLTSELKENPVSEPVKLPVSDAINSDLSIEPQDELPGTSENQTSTSESSTVIAHEHHEPIAVDVSVSSESNISLEPLVLSKDNVGVVSPPSTNPSETVQVLAEGNSSSLEVHTIVESGSSATSVSEQAYPIANEQYTNYSSDMNTSKSQLPTPRNSFSSAGIPAPTLVSAAVQVLPGKVLVPAVVDQVQGQALAALQVLKVIEPDVQPGDLCTRREYARWLVSASSALSRNSLSKVYPAMYIENITELAFDDITPEDPDFPSIQGLAESGLISSKLSRHDMDSSLDEDEGPYYFSPASPLSRQDLVSWKMALEKRHLPEADRKVLHQISGFIDTDKIHPDACPALVADLSGEQGIIALAFGYTRLFQPNKPVTKAQAAIALATGEYAEVVSEELARIEAETMAEKAVDAHNALVAQVEKDVNATFEKDLSLEREKIDAVQRMAEAAKQELERLRSEREQDNIALMKERAAVESEMEVLARLRHEVEEQLENLMSNKVEISFEKERVSKLRKDAENESQEIARLQYDLEVERKALSMARAWAEDEAKRAREQAKSLEEARDRWERHGIKVVVDNDLREEALGEATWVDAGKQFSVEGTVSRAKNLMDKLKAMAVDIKGRSKDVIFKIIQKIALLISTLREWVSKAGERAGELKDTAISKANRSAQELQRNTLEYSLVVKEGAKRVADDCREGVEKLTQRFKT